A window from Drosophila nasuta strain 15112-1781.00 chromosome 3, ASM2355853v1, whole genome shotgun sequence encodes these proteins:
- the LOC132788551 gene encoding uncharacterized protein LOC132788551 isoform X2 — translation MSPADDNSFATTNGSKKATYTLICVKVVELCLLICCLGLIDEPATNSHLRVFITPRVMALCYVTFGALVIHTGIYLIMAIFGDLTPWRTSVLWALVGFVLYIAVTALLFRDWSTTKDRNYWHPNMHRLDLVMASASISLVTGLVFLLDVLLTVRFGVHGDLE, via the exons ATGTCGCCAGCGGATGACAACTCCTTTGCCACAACAAATGGCAGCAAGAAGGCAACCTACACGCTCATCTGCGTCAAAGTCGTCGAACTG TGCCTGCTAATATGTTGTCTCGGCCTAATCGATGAACCGGCGACCAACTCGCATTTGCGTGTCTTCATCACGCCTCGGGTGATGGCGCTTTGCTACGTGACCTTCGGTGCTTTGGTGATCCACACGGGCATTTATCTGATCATGGCGATCTTTGGTGACTT aACGCCTTGGCGCACTTCGGTGTTGTGGGCTCTGGTTGGATTCGTCCTCTACATTGCTGTGACTGCGCTGCTGTTCCGTGACTGGAGCACCACCAAGGATCGCAATTACTGGCACCCGAATATGCATCGTCTGGATCTGGTTATGGCGTCCGCATCCATTTCACTGGTCACCGGTTTGGTCTTCCTGCTCGATGTTCTTCTGACCGTTCGCTTTGGGGTGCATGGCGATCTCGAATGA
- the LOC132791987 gene encoding LOW QUALITY PROTEIN: ecdysone 20-monooxygenase (The sequence of the model RefSeq protein was modified relative to this genomic sequence to represent the inferred CDS: deleted 1 base in 1 codon), translating to MVMAVILLLALALLVGCYCAIHRQKISAIYLKPLLKNTPFEDVYHATPIEQRKRRGIWDIPGPQRIPFFGTKWIFFVFFRRYKMTKLHEVYADLNQQYGDIVLEVMPSNVPIVHLYKREDLEKVLKYPSKYPFRPPTEIIVMYRQSRPDRYASVGIVNEQGPMWQRLRSSLTSSITSPRILQNFLPALNAVCDDFVELLRARRDPHTNVVPNFEELANLMGLEAVCTLMLGRRMGFLAANAKQPEKISQLAAAVKQLFISQRDSYYGLGLWKYFPTKTYRDFARAEDLIYDVISEIIDNELEEHRKSAACEDEDSAGLRSVFLNILELKDLDIRDKKSAIIDFIAAGIETLANTLLFVLSSVTGEPSSMPRILSEFLEYRDTNILQDALTNATYTKACIQESYRLRPTAFCLARILEEDMELSGYSLNAGTVVLCQNMIACHKDSNFQEAKQFTPERWIDPGTGNFTVNVDSASIVVPFGVGRRTCPGKRFVEMEVVLLLAKLVLAFEVSFVEPLQTEFEFLLAPKTPLSLVLKDREL from the exons ATGGTAATGGCCGTGATACTGTTGCTCGCCCTGGCACTTTTAGTCGGTTGCTATTGCGCGATTCACAGGCAAAAGATCAGTGCAATCTATCTGAAGCCATTGCTGAAGAATACTCCATTCGAGGACGTCTATCATGCCACGCCCATCGAGCAGCGCAAGCGTCGCGGCATCTGGGATATACCCGGACCACAGCGAATACCCTTTTTT GGCACCAAGTGGATATTTTTCGTCTTCTTTCGACGCTACAAAATGACCAAACTGCACGAAGTCTACGCAG ATCTGAATCAACAGTATGGCGACATTGTGCTGGAAGTCATGCCCTCCAATGTTCCCATCGTGCATCTGTATAAGCGCGAGGATCTCGAGAAGGTGCTCAAGTATCCCAGCAAATATCCATTCCGACCGCCCACCGAGATCATTGTGATGTACCGCCAATCTCGGCCAGATCGTTATGCCAGCGTTGGCATCGTCAACGAGCAGGGTCCGATGTGGCAGCGGTTGCGCTCCTCGCTCACCTCCAGCATCACCTCGCCCCGCATCCTACAGAACTTTCTGCCCGCCCTCAATGCCGTCTGTGATGATTTCGTTGAGCTGCTTCGCGCTAGACGCGATCCCCACACGAATGTGGTGCCCAACTTTGAGGAGCTGGCCAATCTGATGGGACTCGAGGCGGTCTGCACTTTGATGCTGGGCCGCCGCATGGGTTTCCTGGCGGCAAATGCCAAACAGCCGGAGAAGATCAGTCAGCTGGCGGCGGCTGTTAAACAGCTGTTCATCTCGCAGCGGGATTCGTATTATGGCCTGGGATTGTGGAAATACTTTCCCACCAAAACGTATCGGGACTTTGCCCGTGCCGAGGACTTGATCTATGA TGTCATCTCCGAGATCATTGATAATGAACTGGAGGAGCATCGAAAGTCTGCTGCCTGTGAGGATGAAGATTCCGCGGGCTTGCGAAGCGTCTTCCTCAACATTCTAGAGCTGAAGGACTTGGATATTCGTGACAAAAAGTCCGCGATCATAGACTTTATTGCAGCGGGTATTGAGACG CTAGCGAACACGCTGCTATTTGTGCTGAGCTCCGTGACAGGGGAACCTTCGTCCATGCCCCGCATTCTCAGTGAGTTTCTTGAGTATCGCGACACCAATATCCTGCAGGATGCGCTGACCAATGCCACATACACAAAGGCCTGCATACAGGAATCGTACAGACTGCGACCCACGGCTTTCTGTTTGGCACGCATCCTGGAAGAGGACATGGAGCTGTCCGGCTATTCACTGAATGCGGGC ACTGTGGTGCTCTGTCAGAATATGATCGCGTGTCACAAAGACAGCAACTTTCAAGAGGCCAAACAGTTTACTCCGGAGCGTTGGATCGATCCTGGCACGGGAAATTTTACAGTCAACGTGGACAGTGCCAGCATTGTGGTGCCCTTCGGGGTGGGACGACGAACGTGTCCTGGCAAGCGATTCGTCGAAATGGAAGTCGTCCTGCTGCTGGCCAAG CTTGTGCTGGCATTCGAAGTCAGTTTTGTGGAGCCGCTGCAAACGGAATTCGAGTTTTTGTTGGCACCCAAAACACCATTGAGTTTGGTGCTAAAAGATCGCGAATTGTAA
- the LOC132788551 gene encoding uncharacterized protein LOC132788551 isoform X1, with the protein MSYLRSIEISRVEMSPADDNSFATTNGSKKATYTLICVKVVELCLLICCLGLIDEPATNSHLRVFITPRVMALCYVTFGALVIHTGIYLIMAIFGDLTPWRTSVLWALVGFVLYIAVTALLFRDWSTTKDRNYWHPNMHRLDLVMASASISLVTGLVFLLDVLLTVRFGVHGDLE; encoded by the exons ATGAGTTACTTGCGATCTATAG AAATCTCACGCGTTGAAATGTCGCCAGCGGATGACAACTCCTTTGCCACAACAAATGGCAGCAAGAAGGCAACCTACACGCTCATCTGCGTCAAAGTCGTCGAACTG TGCCTGCTAATATGTTGTCTCGGCCTAATCGATGAACCGGCGACCAACTCGCATTTGCGTGTCTTCATCACGCCTCGGGTGATGGCGCTTTGCTACGTGACCTTCGGTGCTTTGGTGATCCACACGGGCATTTATCTGATCATGGCGATCTTTGGTGACTT aACGCCTTGGCGCACTTCGGTGTTGTGGGCTCTGGTTGGATTCGTCCTCTACATTGCTGTGACTGCGCTGCTGTTCCGTGACTGGAGCACCACCAAGGATCGCAATTACTGGCACCCGAATATGCATCGTCTGGATCTGGTTATGGCGTCCGCATCCATTTCACTGGTCACCGGTTTGGTCTTCCTGCTCGATGTTCTTCTGACCGTTCGCTTTGGGGTGCATGGCGATCTCGAATGA